TCGTCGTATCGCCGATGAAAATGAGCGTAGTCGTCTTCGCGCCTTGGCAATTTTGATTAAACCACCAGGAATGGGCATCTTAATCAGAACTGAGGCAGATGGTAAAGCCGAAGAGGCCATCATGGAAGATTTAGAATTTTTGCAAAAGCAGTGGGAATCGATTCAGTATCAGGCAAACTACGCCAAGCCTCCAGTTTTACTTAATCGGGATGATGACTTTATTCAGCGTGTTTTACGGGATACATACTCGGCTGAAGTTAATACTATTGTGGTTGACTCTTCTGCTGGAGTAAAAAGAGTCAAGCAACAGTTAATGAATTGGAGTAGTGGACGCTCACCCCAGGGTGTCTTTATTGATTATCACCGCGAACAGCAGCCGATTTTAGACTATTATCGCGTTAATGCTGCAATCAAAGAAGCTCTTAGACCGAGAGTCGAACTGCCTTCTGGAGGTTATGTCATTATTGAACCAACAGAAGCCTTGACGGTGATTGATGTGAATTCAGGGTCGTTTACTCGCTCGGCAACTGCCAGAGAAACAGTGCTATGGACAAATACTGAAGCTGCTACCGAAATTGCTCGTCAGTTGCGTTTACGGAATATTGGCGGGGTGATTGTAGTTGACTTTATTGATATGGATTCCCATCGAGATAAGATCAAGCTGTTAGAACAGTTTAATAAAAGCCTCAAAGGAGATAAAGCACGCCCGCAAATTGCTCAACTTTCTGAACTAGGTTTAGTAGAGCTTACTCGTAAACGCCAAGGCAAAAATATATACGAATTGTTTGGTCAAACTTGTCATACTTGCGGTGGTTTAGGGCAGATAGCCCATCTTCCAGGAAAATCAGAGGCAGAACCTTTAGAGACTTCGCCGATAATTCCTCCTGCTGCGATTCGTGAACCAGTTAATAGTATTCGTCCTGTAATTCCTTCTCCCGTAGAACGACCAGAAAAACCAGAGTTGGTTAACAACTCGACCCCAGATCTAGGATACGATCGCAACAGTCGTCAACCAGACTTAATTAGTCATCCTAACTATCAAGAACAGGCAGGAAGTAGCAACGGTAATCGTCGTCGTCGTCGTAGTCGTCGTAACGATCTGCTGATCAAAGAAGAGTTAATTGAACAAGAAAATTTAGAGCAAAACAACAGAGTTATTGATTTAGATAGTGAGAATAATACTGAAGAGCGTAAATCTCGTTCTCAATCCCGTTCCCCTCGTAGAGATGAAGCTAATTTAGAAAAAGTGACTATAGAAATGGATGACATGGAACAGGAGATCTATGCCTTGATGGGTATATCTCCCCTAGTTTATGCTGACCAAGAAGCTCAAGATCCTAAATCTGTTTTAGTTTACGTCAAAAAACCTGGAGAAGAGTTAGCTGAAGAAGAAACAAAAACGCTTGTTCCTGAACAGTCAGAAGTTGAAAGAAAGCCCAAAACTAGAGTTCAGAAGACCCAAAGCCAGGACAAAACTGAATTTGTCCCTGAACCAGAAGCTGAAGTTGAATTAGAGCCTGAAACTGAACCAGAAGCTGAAGTTGAATTAGAGCCTGAAGTTGAATTAGAGCCTGAAGCTGAACCAGAAGCTGAAGTTGAACCAGAACTAGAATCTGTAGCCGATGAAGAAGCTTCGACTACTGGTCGTCGTCGTCGCCGTCGTCGTTCTTCAGCCGTTAAAGAAGTTGAGGTTTAATTGATTATCAATGAACAGTGAGCAATGAGCAGTTGACGGACAATTTCGACGATTCTTTGTTGGCAGAATTTATCTCCTCAGATACTTTAGTTGGGGGGGTTGATGAAGTTGGCAGAGGAGCTTTGTTTGGTTCAGTAGTGGCAGCATCTGTAGTTTTACCCCTCTCAGCTATTCCCAAACTAGTTGCTGCTGGAGTTCAAGATAGTAAAAAGCTTTCTGCTAAAAAACGTCAGGAACTAGTTTGGCCAATTAAGCAAATTGTCGCTGGTTGGCATATTAGTTATGCCAGCGTTAGCGAAATAGACAATCTTAATATATTGCAGGCTTCTTTGCTGGCTATGAACAGAAGTATATCTGGATTGCCAGTCATGCCAGATATATGTTTGGTGGATGGCAAGTTTCGGGTGCCTAATTTGTCAATTCCCCAAAAGACAGTAATTAAAGGAGACTTGCGATCGCCTGTAATTGCAGCAGCTAGCATTTTGGCTAAGGTGTGGCGCGATCGATTAGTGATCGGCTTGGCAGAAAAGTATCCAGAGTATAATCTAGCTGCTAATAAAGGCTATCCTACTGCTGCTCATCGTTTAGCTATCCAGCAATACGGCATTTGTGCCGAACACCGTCGCTCATTTAAATTATGTCAATGTTCTGATTGCGGAGGATGACTGTAAAACTAAATATTAACTCAGATCAATTCAAAATCCGTGATCTGGAGATAACTCAGATGCAGGTGTCGCACTTGAGATGGTTTCTTGAGATGCCCAGGTGCGATAATCCTGAATTAATTGAGTTGTCAGCTTTTGTTTAATTCTAACTAAAACGCTTTTGAGCAGTTTATTCCCTGCTTTTTCTAAAAATGGTTTGGGGGTAAACATTAAACCAGTCGGTAACTCAACTCTTACTTCTAAATCAGCTTGACCCTCTAAGATGGTGTTGCCTGCTGACTCTTGAGCAGATAAAATACCCTTGAGCTTGAGAGAAAAACGCCGATTTATGTAGTCAATTCCCTTAATTTGACAATTCTCAGATTTTAAATATACGCTGCCGTCAGAACCAGACCAAACTTTAAGCACTACAATTGGCTGGAAATGATAAATTTCCATAAAGTTAATCGGTCGCATCTTCAACTCATATAAATCATCAGATATCTGCTTCATTAACTGCGGATCGGCGATCGCCTTTACCAGCCTTTTAGGTTGACGCAAATAATGCTGTATCGGAGTTTCCTGATTAGCTACTGAAATCTGAACTAATTCTGAGGCGCTGAAACTAACATCCATAAGTGAAACTACTGAAATCTTTATCTTTTATTAATTTTAGGTTACATTTCTTCAAAAATTATTTATATGTCGAAAAATTAATACTATGGTTAGATCTTTGTATCTATGTTAATAAGATGCGATCGCTATGAATTTATCTCTTGCCTATTTAGGACCTACTGGAACTAACTCCGAAACTGCTGCCTTGGCATATGCAAAATGGCTAACTGCCCATCAGAATCAAACGGCAACTCTTTGTCCTTATCCTAGTATTGCTCTTGCCTTACAATCTGTAGTTAAAGGTAAAGTTGATTATGCAGTCGTACCAATTGAAAATTCCGTTGAGGGAAGCGTTACGGTTGTTTTAGATACTCTATGGCAATCAGAAAATCTCCAGGTACATCAAGAACTAACCATCCCTATTCTGCACGGATTGTTATCTTACGCTCAATCATTAGAGCAAATTAAAACAGTTTACTCTCATCCTCAAGCTTTGGCTCAATGTCAGAAGTGGCTCGAAAAATTTTTACCCCAAGCGCAGCTAGTGCCTACCAACTCTACTACTGAGGGCATACAAAAACTCAAAGATGATTTGACCACAGCAGCAGTTTCTGCTCCTAGAGCAGCAGAATTATACCAAGTTCCCTTATTAAGACAGGATATTAAAGATCGCCCCGACAACTGTACTCGTTTTTGGATTGTAAGTTCTCATGACATTAAAAACGGTAGCCATCTTTCCCTAGCTTTTAGCCTGCCTCAAAATGCTCCAGGAGCTTTAGTCAAAGCCTTAGAAATCTTTGCCCGTAGAGAAATTAACTTGAGTAAGATTGAATCCCGCCCTACTAAACGCTATTTGGGAGAATATATCTTTTTTATAGATTTAGAAGGTAATTCTCATAATATAGAAATTAGAGATGCTTTAAGCGATTTATCTGCCTGTACAGAGGTTCTTAAAATCTTTGGAAACTATAATCTACTCGATGCAGACTAGTTTTATCTGTACAGACTTTTAGACGCTTGTTAGGTTTTTTTAAAAATCAATCATCTAAAGCATCTTTAAGTGCAGTGCGGGCTGCTAAATGATTACGAGTAGAAGCAAGAATTTCTTGTTCTCTTTGTAAACGCTCCAAAGTATCCTGCATTTCTAACAATGCCTGCTGTTCTGATGCTACACCATACAAGTTGCTGGCTACCCAGTAAGATAGCTCGGTAGGCGAATTAGGTAAATCATCAGGAAGCTCTATTTTTTGACTAGTAAGCTTGGCTGATAAATGAACTACGTTTTTTAGTAATTCTTCAACTTCAGTTGCTATCGGTCTTAAGTCTTGAGTAGGTGGCTTATCCTCAATCCACTCTACTAAACCGACGCGATAGGGTTTTTCACGAACATATTCTAAAACTTTAAACCTTTGTTGCCCAAAAGTTAACATTTTCATCCGATCATCAGGTAGTCTCTGGAAATGTAAAATTTCGGCACAGCAACCATATTCGGCAATCTCTCCTGTAGCGGGATCGATAGACAACACTCCGAAACGACGATCATTTTCCAGAATTGTGTTCATCATAATTCTGTAACGATACTCAAATATATGCAGCGGTAACGGACGGCTGGGAAACAAAACGACTTCAGGAAGGGGAAATAAGGGTAGTTCTCTGACTGCGATTGAAGAAGGTGCCATCTAAACTTGTTTATATTTATAGCTGGTATTGTTACTTATTCTTTACTTTAACGGATTTTTAATCAGAACGTACATACTTAAAAACCCTTCAGAGAAAATCTAAAGGGCAGAATGATTTATTTATAGCCTAAAAATCTAAATATTAAAGTTTGACTTCAATATCAACCCCAGCAGGCAAATCCAATTTCATTAAGGCATCAATAGTCTTAGAAGAAGGCTTGTAGATGTCAATAATGCGGCGATGGGTACGAGTTTCAAAGTGTTCGCGAGAATCTTTGTCTACGTGAGGCGATCGCAATACACAGTAAATTCTTCTTTTAGTTGGTAAAGGAATTGGACCAACAGCAGAAGCGTTAGTTCTGTTGGCTGTGTCTACAATTTTTTCACACGAGGTATCAAGTAGACGTTGATCGAATGCTTTGAGGCGAATGCGGATTTTTTGTTGTTGAATCGTTGCCATGTTGCTTAATTGTCGAGGTACGGATGGTTAAAAAGGATTATAGCTTAAGAGTGGGTGTATGAAATTCACCACTAATGCTAAATATACATATTATTCTCTCACCAAAGCTAGGGGAGCAGACGATGCCAGTCAAGCTATTTGACTAACAAAGTCTACTCCCGAAGGGTTAGGTTGTTCGTTCTATTTAGGTTGTCCTACGGACTACTTGATAATCTTAGAGACTACACCAGCACCGATAGTACGACCACCTTCACGAATCGCAAAGCGCATTCCTTGCTCAATAGCGATCGCGTTAATTAGCTCTACGTTCATTTTAATGCGATCGCCAGGCATTACCATTTCTACTGCGCTGCCATCATCAGCAGTGTAGTCAGTGATAGTACCAGTTACGTCAGTTGTACGAACGTAGAACTGAGGACGGTAGTTTTTAAAGAAAGGAGTATGACGACCACCTTCTTCTTTGGTTAGTACATAAACTTCTCCTTCAAATTCGGTGTGAGGAGTGATTGAACCAGGTTTAGCCAAAACCATACCCCGTTCAATATCTTCTTTCTGTACACCACGAAGAAGCACTCCTACATTGTCTCCAGCCATACCCTGATCCAAAGTTTTTTGGAACATTTCTACGCCAGTGACAGTAGTGCTGCGAGTATTTCTAATACCGATAATTTCGATGGTTTCGCCTACTTTTACCACACCACGCTCAATACGACCAGTAGCCACAGTACCACGACCTGTAATGGAGAAGACATCTTCTACCGCCATCAAGAAAGGCTTATCAATTTCACGCTCAGGAGTAGGAATATAAGTATCTACCTGCTCCATTAGATCGTAAATTTTATCAACCCACGGGTCTTCACCTTGTTTAGTATCAGGTTTAGCAGTCAATGCTTCTACTGCCTTGAGAGCAGAACCAGCAACGATGGGAATATCATCACCAGGAAAATCGTATTCGCTCAACAGCTCACGAATTTCCAATTCGACCAATTCAATTAGCTCTTCGTCGTCTACTTGGTCTTCTTTATTCATAAACACTACCAAGCTAGGAACACCTACTTGTTTAGCCAAAAGAATGTGTTCGCGAGTTTGAGGCATAGGACCATCTGCTGCTGATACCACTAGAATACCGCCATCCATTTGAGCAGCACCAGTAATCATGTTTTTTACATAGTCAGCGTGTCCAGGACAGTCCACGTGAGCGTAGTGACGTTTTTCTGTTTCGTATTCTACGTGAGCAGTGTTGATCGTGATGCCACGCGCTTTTTCTTCAGGAGCAGCATCAATATCTTCGTATCTTCTCGCTTTAGCATTACCTATAGCAGCCAAAGCTAGAGTAATAGCTGCTGTTAAAGTAGTTTTACCGTGGTCTACATGACCTACTGTACCGATATTAGCGTGTTCTTTATTACGTTCAAACTTTGCGCGTGCCATTAATGTACTTATTCCTTATTTAAATTAGTGTGTTTCCTTTGTTTTTAGCGATGATTGCCTCTGCTTCATTGCGAGGAACATCGCTGTACTCACTGAACTCCATCGAAAATATACCGCGTCCTTGGGTTTTTGAGCGGATATCGGTAGCATAGCCAAACATTTTAGCCAAAGGAACTTGAGCATCTATTTTTGCTATGCCAGCTTCGGAGTTCATACCTTCAATGTTGCCTCGGCGAGAGTTCAAGTCTCCAATCACATCTCCTAAGAAATCTTCAGGAACTTCAACCTCAACTTTCATCATAGGCTCTAAGACCACAGGAGAAGCTTTCTTTACTGCTTCTCTGACTGCCATTGAACCGGCTACCTTAAAAGCCATTTCATTTGAGTCTACATCGTGGTACGAACCATCAACTAAAGTAACCTTGACATCTATCAGAGGATATCCTGACAAGATACCAGATTCACAAGTTTGTTTCACCCCTTGTTCAATGGCAGGGATATATTCTTTGGGAATAGTGCCACCGACAATTTTGGAAACAAACTCGAAACCACTTTTCGCTTCAGCAGGTTCAATTTCTAATACGGCATGACCATATTGACCTTTCCCGCCACTCTGCTTGATGTATTTACCTTCGGCTCGACTGCTTTGGCGAATCGTCTCGCGATAAGCCACTTGAGGTTTACCTACCGTAGCCTCAACATTAAACTCCCTTAACATTCTATCTACGAGAATTTCTAGATGAAGTTCTCCCATTCCCGCAATTACAGTCTGGTTAGTTTCAGGATTAGTACTGACGCGAAAAGTAGGATCTTCATCAGCAAGAGTCTGTAAAGCTTTTGATAGCTTTTCTATATCGCTCTTAGTCTGAGGTTCTACTGCTACAGAGATTACTGGTTCAGGAACAAATAAAGATTCTAAGATAATCGGCTGTTTATCATCACACAGAGTATCTCCAGTAGCAGCTAACTTTAAGCCAACAATTGCTCCTAAATCACCAGCCCTGAGTTCATCTACTTCAATACGATCGTTAGATTTTAAAACCACTAAGCGCGAAATGCGCTCTTTTTTTTGCTTGGTGGCGTTGTAAACATAGCTACCTTTCTCCAAAACCCCCGAATAGACTCTCACAAAAGTCAAACGACCAAATTTATCACTGGCAATTTTAAAAGCCAAAGCTGCAAATGGTTCTTCATCACTAGAATGCCTTACGGCTTCTTCGCCATTAAGTAGTTCGCCCGTAATAGGAGGTACTTCGGTAGGAGCAGGTAAGTAATCTACTACCGCGTCTAAAAGAACTTGAACTCCCTTGTTTTTAAAGGCAGAGCCACACAGCATAGGCATAATAGAACCATCAATCGTACCCTTACGAATTGCTGCTTTGATTTCTGCTGTACTAAACTCTTCCTCCATCAAGAATTTTTCAAGGAGTGCTTCGTCAGTTTCGGCGATAGATTCGATTAACTTCGCTCTATATTCTTTAGCCTTATCCAATAGCTGTTCGGGAATTTCAATATTTTCTATTTCTTTTCCTAAATCATCTTTGTAGATGATGGCTTTCATCTCAACTAAATCTACAATCCCTTCAAACTCTCCCTCGCTACCCATAGGAATCTGAATTGGTACTGCATTGGCCTGAAGGCGATCTTTTATTTGCTCATGAACTTTAAAGAAATTTGCTCCTGTACGATCCATTTTATTGACAAAAGCAATTCTTGGCACATTGTACCTATTTGCCTGCCGCCAAACAGTCTCAGACTGGGGCTGTACACCGCCTACAGAACAAAATACAGCAATTACGCCATCAAGCACGCGCATCGAACGCTCAACTTCAATTGTGAAGTCTACGTGACCTGGGGTATCAATAATATTGACTTTATGATCTTTCCAGCTTGTAGTGATGGCAGCAGCGGTAATAGTAATTCCTCTTTCCTGCTCTTGCTGCATCCAGTCCATAGTGGCTGCGCCATCATGAACTTCCCCCATTTTGTAGGCGATGCCCGTGTAGAAAAGAATACGCTCTGTTGTTGTCGTTTTGCCCGCATCTATGTGAGCAGCAATGCCTATGTTTCGCACTCGTTCCAGCGGTATAGTACGTGCCACAAGTACCTCCTTGCATCTTGCAGGATGAAATTGCTAAATGTTTACCAACTGTCACAGATTACTTCGCCCTACATGGGCGAAGTAATCTGTGACTTTTTTTAACGCCGCTTATGATTCTATACTTTTATTAAATTTTATTTAAAATTAAACTGCTTTACTATGGGGATTACCGTAAGCAGTAGGCATAGAAATATAAAAGTATTGAGTTGTTTTGACTTAAATTAAAAATGAAATAAAGCGAATCTAGCTATACACCGTAGTATTTTCTTTTATTCTGAATAAATTGCTAGGCTGCCTTATTTAATTTATCTAATCAAAGCTAAAACAACACAATTTCTGTTTATTTAATAGCGATAATGAGCAAAAGCCTTATTTGCCTCTGCCATACGATGGGTTTCATCCCTCTTCTTCATCGCTCCTCCAGTTTCATTAGCAGCATCCATAATTTCGCTGGCTAACTTACTTGCCATTGTACGACCGCCTCTAGAACGAGAAAACTGAATTAACCAGCGCAAAGCCAAGGTTGTACCTCTACCCTGCCTTACCTCCATAGGTACTTGATATGTAGCTCCACCAACACGGCGAGCTTTAACTTCTACTAAAGGAGTCAAGTTTTTGATAGCCTGTTCAAATACTTCTATTGGTTCGTTGCCAGTTCTTTCGCCAATAATGGACATAGCATCATAAATTATACGAGACGCTAAAGATTGCTTTCCACTACGCATAATTCTTCTAATAGTCATACTCAAAAGGCGACTATTGTAAACTGGATCTGGGGGAACGGGGCGTTTTTTCTTAGTTGAACGACGAGACATTTGCTTATTACTTAAGTTAAGGATTATAAAATTGTGTTTTAGTCGTAATCAATAAATGCTACTGATTACGACTAAAAAATGACAAACTTGTCTAAACTCAAGAAACTGATACCATTTAGGCTAATTTATTTTAAGTTTATTAAACCGAGTTTGAGATTAAGAGCAATAATAATGTTTGAACTAAATACCACTGCTTTGCTGTCCATAGAAACAAAGAAGTTCGTGATTCAGCTTCTCACTAAAAATAGCATCCTTGTCTGCAATAGCAACTCTTCAGATGAGGATGCGCTTAGTTTACTCTATTTGGCGATAAAAACATTGACACAAGCCCTAGGACTTGGGTTTTTTAGTTCCATACTTAGAACGGCTTTGAGATCTGTCTTTTACACCAGTCGTGTCTAAAGTACCACGAACTATATGATATCTTACTCCTGGCAAGTCTTTAACCCGACCTCCACGAATTAGCACAACCGAGTGTTCCTGTAAATTGTG
This DNA window, taken from Pleurocapsa sp. FMAR1, encodes the following:
- the rpsG gene encoding 30S ribosomal protein S7; amino-acid sequence: MSRRSTKKKRPVPPDPVYNSRLLSMTIRRIMRSGKQSLASRIIYDAMSIIGERTGNEPIEVFEQAIKNLTPLVEVKARRVGGATYQVPMEVRQGRGTTLALRWLIQFSRSRGGRTMASKLASEIMDAANETGGAMKKRDETHRMAEANKAFAHYRY
- a CDS encoding ribonuclease HII, with the translated sequence MSNEQLTDNFDDSLLAEFISSDTLVGGVDEVGRGALFGSVVAASVVLPLSAIPKLVAAGVQDSKKLSAKKRQELVWPIKQIVAGWHISYASVSEIDNLNILQASLLAMNRSISGLPVMPDICLVDGKFRVPNLSIPQKTVIKGDLRSPVIAAASILAKVWRDRLVIGLAEKYPEYNLAANKGYPTAAHRLAIQQYGICAEHRRSFKLCQCSDCGG
- the rpsJ gene encoding 30S ribosomal protein S10 codes for the protein MATIQQQKIRIRLKAFDQRLLDTSCEKIVDTANRTNASAVGPIPLPTKRRIYCVLRSPHVDKDSREHFETRTHRRIIDIYKPSSKTIDALMKLDLPAGVDIEVKL
- a CDS encoding DUF1997 domain-containing protein codes for the protein MDVSFSASELVQISVANQETPIQHYLRQPKRLVKAIADPQLMKQISDDLYELKMRPINFMEIYHFQPIVVLKVWSGSDGSVYLKSENCQIKGIDYINRRFSLKLKGILSAQESAGNTILEGQADLEVRVELPTGLMFTPKPFLEKAGNKLLKSVLVRIKQKLTTQLIQDYRTWASQETISSATPASELSPDHGF
- the tuf gene encoding elongation factor Tu; protein product: MARAKFERNKEHANIGTVGHVDHGKTTLTAAITLALAAIGNAKARRYEDIDAAPEEKARGITINTAHVEYETEKRHYAHVDCPGHADYVKNMITGAAQMDGGILVVSAADGPMPQTREHILLAKQVGVPSLVVFMNKEDQVDDEELIELVELEIRELLSEYDFPGDDIPIVAGSALKAVEALTAKPDTKQGEDPWVDKIYDLMEQVDTYIPTPEREIDKPFLMAVEDVFSITGRGTVATGRIERGVVKVGETIEIIGIRNTRSTTVTGVEMFQKTLDQGMAGDNVGVLLRGVQKEDIERGMVLAKPGSITPHTEFEGEVYVLTKEEGGRHTPFFKNYRPQFYVRTTDVTGTITDYTADDGSAVEMVMPGDRIKMNVELINAIAIEQGMRFAIREGGRTIGAGVVSKIIK
- the pheA gene encoding prephenate dehydratase, whose translation is MNLSLAYLGPTGTNSETAALAYAKWLTAHQNQTATLCPYPSIALALQSVVKGKVDYAVVPIENSVEGSVTVVLDTLWQSENLQVHQELTIPILHGLLSYAQSLEQIKTVYSHPQALAQCQKWLEKFLPQAQLVPTNSTTEGIQKLKDDLTTAAVSAPRAAELYQVPLLRQDIKDRPDNCTRFWIVSSHDIKNGSHLSLAFSLPQNAPGALVKALEIFARREINLSKIESRPTKRYLGEYIFFIDLEGNSHNIEIRDALSDLSACTEVLKIFGNYNLLDAD
- a CDS encoding Rne/Rng family ribonuclease, which encodes MSKQIIIAEQHHIAAVFWEEQIQELIVATGYQQVSDIYLGTVENIIPGIDAAFVNIGNSERNGFIHVTDLGPLRLKRSAAAITELLAPQQKALVQVMKEPTGNKGPRLTGNITLPGRYLVLMPYGKGVKLSRRIADENERSRLRALAILIKPPGMGILIRTEADGKAEEAIMEDLEFLQKQWESIQYQANYAKPPVLLNRDDDFIQRVLRDTYSAEVNTIVVDSSAGVKRVKQQLMNWSSGRSPQGVFIDYHREQQPILDYYRVNAAIKEALRPRVELPSGGYVIIEPTEALTVIDVNSGSFTRSATARETVLWTNTEAATEIARQLRLRNIGGVIVVDFIDMDSHRDKIKLLEQFNKSLKGDKARPQIAQLSELGLVELTRKRQGKNIYELFGQTCHTCGGLGQIAHLPGKSEAEPLETSPIIPPAAIREPVNSIRPVIPSPVERPEKPELVNNSTPDLGYDRNSRQPDLISHPNYQEQAGSSNGNRRRRRSRRNDLLIKEELIEQENLEQNNRVIDLDSENNTEERKSRSQSRSPRRDEANLEKVTIEMDDMEQEIYALMGISPLVYADQEAQDPKSVLVYVKKPGEELAEEETKTLVPEQSEVERKPKTRVQKTQSQDKTEFVPEPEAEVELEPETEPEAEVELEPEVELEPEAEPEAEVEPELESVADEEASTTGRRRRRRRSSAVKEVEV
- a CDS encoding LON peptidase substrate-binding domain-containing protein, whose protein sequence is MAPSSIAVRELPLFPLPEVVLFPSRPLPLHIFEYRYRIMMNTILENDRRFGVLSIDPATGEIAEYGCCAEILHFQRLPDDRMKMLTFGQQRFKVLEYVREKPYRVGLVEWIEDKPPTQDLRPIATEVEELLKNVVHLSAKLTSQKIELPDDLPNSPTELSYWVASNLYGVASEQQALLEMQDTLERLQREQEILASTRNHLAARTALKDALDD
- the fusA gene encoding elongation factor G; the protein is MARTIPLERVRNIGIAAHIDAGKTTTTERILFYTGIAYKMGEVHDGAATMDWMQQEQERGITITAAAITTSWKDHKVNIIDTPGHVDFTIEVERSMRVLDGVIAVFCSVGGVQPQSETVWRQANRYNVPRIAFVNKMDRTGANFFKVHEQIKDRLQANAVPIQIPMGSEGEFEGIVDLVEMKAIIYKDDLGKEIENIEIPEQLLDKAKEYRAKLIESIAETDEALLEKFLMEEEFSTAEIKAAIRKGTIDGSIMPMLCGSAFKNKGVQVLLDAVVDYLPAPTEVPPITGELLNGEEAVRHSSDEEPFAALAFKIASDKFGRLTFVRVYSGVLEKGSYVYNATKQKKERISRLVVLKSNDRIEVDELRAGDLGAIVGLKLAATGDTLCDDKQPIILESLFVPEPVISVAVEPQTKSDIEKLSKALQTLADEDPTFRVSTNPETNQTVIAGMGELHLEILVDRMLREFNVEATVGKPQVAYRETIRQSSRAEGKYIKQSGGKGQYGHAVLEIEPAEAKSGFEFVSKIVGGTIPKEYIPAIEQGVKQTCESGILSGYPLIDVKVTLVDGSYHDVDSNEMAFKVAGSMAVREAVKKASPVVLEPMMKVEVEVPEDFLGDVIGDLNSRRGNIEGMNSEAGIAKIDAQVPLAKMFGYATDIRSKTQGRGIFSMEFSEYSDVPRNEAEAIIAKNKGNTLI